In Aeromicrobium marinum DSM 15272, one genomic interval encodes:
- a CDS encoding 2Fe-2S iron-sulfur cluster-binding protein, which yields MTVDATGTGSTDTPVELVTLTIDDVEVSVPKGTLVIRAAELIGTEIPRFCDHPLLEPVGACRQCLVDIPDAGNGRGFPKPQASCTIAVAAGMVVRTQDTSEVAAKAQRGTMEFLLINHPLDCPVCDKGGECPLQNQAMSHGRGDSRFVETKRTFPKPIEVSRQVLLDRERCVLCARCTRFSEQIAGDPFIALVERGAQQQIGTADGQPFHSYFSGNTIQICPVGALTSADYRFRSRPFDLVSTPAVAEHDACGAAIRVDHRRGRVMRRLAGDDPEVNEEWITDKDRFCFTSVAGTDRLRTPLVRNADGDLVAASWPAA from the coding sequence ATGACCGTCGACGCCACCGGGACGGGCTCCACCGACACGCCCGTCGAGCTGGTCACCCTGACCATCGACGACGTCGAGGTCAGCGTGCCCAAGGGCACCCTGGTCATCCGGGCCGCCGAGCTCATCGGCACCGAGATCCCACGATTCTGCGACCACCCCCTGCTCGAGCCGGTCGGCGCGTGCCGCCAGTGCCTCGTCGACATCCCCGACGCCGGGAACGGTCGCGGGTTCCCCAAGCCGCAGGCCTCCTGCACCATCGCGGTGGCAGCCGGCATGGTCGTCCGGACCCAGGACACCTCCGAGGTCGCGGCGAAGGCCCAGCGCGGCACCATGGAGTTCCTGCTCATCAACCACCCGCTGGACTGCCCGGTCTGCGACAAGGGTGGCGAGTGCCCCCTGCAGAACCAGGCCATGAGCCACGGCCGGGGGGACTCCCGGTTCGTCGAGACCAAGCGGACCTTCCCCAAGCCGATCGAGGTCAGCCGGCAGGTGCTGCTCGACCGCGAACGTTGCGTGCTGTGTGCCCGGTGCACCCGGTTCTCCGAGCAGATCGCCGGCGACCCGTTCATCGCCCTGGTCGAGCGCGGCGCCCAGCAGCAGATCGGCACGGCCGACGGCCAGCCGTTCCACTCCTACTTCTCGGGCAACACGATCCAGATCTGCCCGGTCGGTGCGCTCACCAGCGCCGACTACCGGTTCCGGTCGCGGCCGTTCGACCTCGTCTCCACCCCGGCGGTCGCCGAGCACGACGCGTGCGGCGCCGCGATCCGGGTCGACCACCGCCGCGGGCGGGTGATGCGCCGCCTCGCCGGCGACGACCCGGAGGTCAACGAGGAGTGGATCACCGACAAGGACCGCTTCTGCTTCACCTCCGTCGCCGGCACCGACCGGTTGCGCACCCCTCTGGTCCGCAACGCCGACGGTGACCTGGTCGCCGCGTCGTGGCCCGCTGCG